The genomic interval gagagaaggtaggttcggctatagaagagaaagggaaggctcagtttttctgaagagaaaactTTCTGAccgaaaaaattatgaaaagttgtgatttgactgagccatcactttctatttataggcaactactaggtttaggttaggaattatttggcattaaaataatgaaaatatcaatttgaaaaaccactttaagtggccggccatggtgtgtaatgggccccacttggtttttgcagtttttacaaattttatttttattttctcaaaaacgccaattttccaattctaaccatttaaatgccaaaactaattatttaataactaaaatagaatattaaataatattgtcatttaatttaattattaattagacatataaagtctattaataaataaataaacctagaatctcttttctttacaattttgcccctgcttagtgaaaattcacaaatcagacatagtctaactttagaattataattgattaatcacaaatcaattattgagtcttacaagcagtatagtctcaactagaatggggaccatggatctatatgctgagcttccaataagtgaaccgaatttactaagtaaattcctacttattaattcttcgttgaatccactcttagaacttagaattgcactctcagacttatatagagcatattatatgttccacgatatagatatgctatctcatttaaccattgttataatcttattgtgatcaaagatcctctatatagatgatttacatcgagatgggataattttaccgttctcacccctcaatgtatttttccccttaaaacacttagctacctgtaaatgatgtttagtgatctaagaattagtcacttaaacaagagctcatccatttacttctatttagctaagctcgaagggaatcatcacttgacttctatacaccagtagaagctatagattccatatttatgttcagcactcccactcaatcatactatcatgttcccaaaatatacgtatcaccctgacccaaaagtaggcttaactaataaatcaaagaacatgaatagtactcctgagttgagcctaagcatatcaggatttagattcttttaatcttaagatcaactactgatattgacttggaaagatatgacggtaagtttataatattttaactaagttgcaatattggtccagtccaatgtatactccatacattcgaaactagtatactttactaatgtcctggaaagaacataacacttactccaagtgtaagtacacatcatcgctgattatcacattagtgtaaatccaaaacactgatgaaacagggacttagtcttttgattcatatgatcacaatcacattccactgtgttgacgatactgtaattgtgaataaaaatatgatctggatttaactgattttgtgtgtaaatgtaataaacatattaaaccattagcatgtaaaattcatgcaaacataaatcacttcaaatttcttatattgataactaatcagattgtaaagagttttatttagggcataaaacccaacagtattttacgtagttttgcagttaaatctgcatactccacgagtctatcttattcaagatatttttggatatttaatacaatattacAATTAGTAATCTTTTTCTCTCAAAGATCTTCTGTCTCTTTTTCTGTTGAATCTACCCATATTTATAGGAATATATGTTGGCAGttatttacatttaaatttgaattacaTAATCGTTTCATGAAATGTAAGATTTGATGATCCCGTTTTATTTAAACACGTGTAGATAACACTAGATAACTGTATAACCGCTTATCATTCTTATCTTCAAAACAGTTGACGCTAACGTGGGTAGAGGCATCTCGTATTGCATATAGATGGCcaataataattttgtttaatcatatGCCTTCTAGCAATGACATGAGCAAACTTAAGAACTACTCTTTGACCATAAGACCTCGCAGACTGGACAATCATGTCCTATATGTTTCTTAGTTGTTACACTTAGTTATTATAATGTGGAGTATACGCTAAGTGTTTCAATAACTGATtcatctcatcaatatttcctTATATGTAGGGAGGTGGATGTCTTGCTATACATTGCTCGTAGTTTTCTCAAGATTGTACCTTCCGAGGTAAGATGGTCTCTCATCAATACAAGAATTGATAGTTTGTGTATCCTTATCTCGCCAAAGACTGTACAATCAGTGAGTTATGAATAtactatattaattttatatttaatgagttattctattTTGCATTAAATGATATAATCGTTATTATATCTGGTGGTTCATATTCCACTTGATTGACATGTGTTATTCTCTGAAGTACAGCCGAATTTCGGGTTTAACATTAAGATATTACATTATGATATCAATAAAAGTATTAAGCACCACTAGGGCTTTTAGTATTTCACATTAGCATTTCAACCATACACAAAAAAACAAGAGAAGAACCCACCAATGAGCGAAGTGTAgctcaaattaattaatttttgtttttgctggaaaaaataataaaatctatTTTGGTTACTAAGTGAAACCATCTCTTAAAATCCAttctgtttcttcttcttatagttaattgttacttatctttttcatgttatttttgtttaataaaatgaagaagaatgatAACAAGAAGATCGTAAAAAGGAGGTATAACTAattcattgttattcttattattgttattatgtaagttttccttaattatatatattatgattatgatatttcaattatatattttttttaattgttactttttttttcatagtgTTTTTCTCCAATATATAAGATCACAATTAATAATGAGGTAACTAATTTCTTATTTAATTGAGGTAAGTTCTTATTGTTCTTTTTTGTCTACTCTTACTTGCATGAATGAAGATATATGAGAAAAAGCATATTTACATTTGTAATTTCTAGTTTTGTATGTTGTTGCTGCACTTTTTACTACTaatatgatgttattgaaataACAAAGAAATATACAAGTTAGaagaaagatgaagaagaaattgCCTTAAATTGTCATGAATTAGACTACTGATCAAGTACTCACCTACATGGCCGTACTTTAGGCGTGCTATGCTTtcattttcatgtttatattattattatttgttacttaaTTAATATGCTTCAAGACATTGAATTTGCATATCAAACAACCTTCAATATATGATTATTCTTATTTCATCCATAAATTTTAGTTTCTTAAGTACATACAATTTTCACAAACAATAAGATAAATCATAAATTGTATATTAATCTTCACTTGATCAGTTGATCATGAGTTTGTCACAATTAGAAAATTCTACAAATTATTACTTTAAAATCTGACCAAGTATGTAGATAGCAtgttaatttatgatatttcaCAATAATGTATgggatttttttacaaaaatattgtctttttataaaacaaccgtaaaataacaaaacagaacaattaaaaacaacagtagaataactaaaaaacaacagtaaaaattTAACACAGTACATAGTATGAAACTTACACAgtatatcactgacgcccgtacttatgCCCAGTACATCGTCAGGAAattcgcatcacctaatcaggtgagcccatatatcacatgcataataacatcacattatcaatactaaaccaataagtgttttcattatataacaatattaactatgtaacgtccccacttcaagcctccattgggcccttacacccacggactaatggctcttatacacaagtacgacactctggctgcttcatggactgatgactgaccctacagaccaacacgagtgttttcagcgtgctttgtcctcactcacacgcatcctgggaaaacttcccaggaggtcacccatccttgaaattgctccaggtcaagcacgcttaactgtggagttctttcgagatgggctaccgaaaaacaagatgcaacttgttgatataggtagtaccaatcaatccatttaaactctattcaactgtgtagtcccatacctacacagtcttagaatcatcccacttgaccttccccaggcggtgtgagattgtacagtttacccggtatttccccttacggatcacgggactactgactgtcacaatcacccccccttacggggtccgacttcctcgtcgaccacacttctggctgggtcaaggctctgataccatttgtaacgtccccacttcaagcctccattgggcccttacacccatggactaatggctcttatacacgagtacgacactctggctgcttcatggactgatgactgaccatACAGACCAActcgagtgttttcagcgtgctttgtcctcactcacacgcatcttgggaaaacttcccaggaggtcacccatccttgaaattgctccaggtcaagcacgcttaactgtggagttctttcgagatgggctaccgaaaaacaagatgccaCTTGTTGATAtatgtagtaccaatcaatccatttaaactctattcaactgtgtagtcccatacctatacagtcttagaatcatcccgcttgaccttccccaggcggtgtgagattgtacagcttacccggtatttccccttacggatcacgagactaTTGACTGTCAcaaactatatctcaatattaatcaattcataacaataataattatattacatacaacgtactatgcaatACAATTGTAACACGCTAACTAGAATAGGCGTGTTAGCGTAATTTTAAACGTActatgcagctcgttgctaatcaacgaggttaatgaaaaacgtgattaattaaaaatttgcttatttaattagaaacttaaagtattacatatataaaatttcgggatcccgtttacaaaatactttttaaaagtttgctatacacataaaaaaaagtttgtcgcccagcgactatgCAGCAAAAGCCTcgatgtcccaaagatcgtacgctccaggcctaactgccctgacatgtacaatcttcacatgCTCGTACTCACGGctcctcagctttagccttgcccttacctacacataaagatagcactgtgagtcgacagactcagtatgaaaagcataacataaacatacaaataactcgggttataacctggcgcccatacacccgatcataaccctaatcctCGTGTctcacacggtactgagtctagaacgttcataagacaatactatcgaccataatgtcagcctatactcaatatgttAGTCGTACTCaagccatattgatgtgacaggaTCGATGAGTATTTTAGCCGACATACAATTATCAGTAATCAGCacaactctatgtatactattactgctatcaatgtaatctaacaggcaatAACAGCATGtacactaaacatgtaataacatatgcatgataTTATATTAATCttaattctgaattcaggtgtgtcggtcaacctgagtggaacaatggctcggcgaattataggctcctaGATCACATCGACAACAACACGCataagtgactcgctaaattaCAACCGGGACTtaggttttaaaccaaaaacctatctactgcaacttaatatggaaataccctaaactaGCAGGGAATCAACCAACTAGAAACCTGAAACTGACGCAAAATGACAAGCTGAATTTTTGGGTTTCCCTGCTGCAAAattcgggtaaccggttttataATAGTTAGCCAATTTTACCCAAAAAAACCAAAAAGCTCCAAATTTTAACCAAATCATTTCTAAACCCAACCAAAGTTTCCAGACCTGCATATTATACCCCAATAAACCATTTCcaagcaacaaaacaacaatcaaagcttagaattgaatttcaccattaaagcttcaaGTTTGAGTTCATAAACTCAAAACTTAAAAGCAACCACTAACAGCCCTAAATTCATGCTCTAAACAACATttctaaacatatttaaactccAGAAAACTAACCCAAACAGTAACAACCACTACAGAACACAAAACTCTAATTCATGCAAAATACCATTTTCTTAACATTCAAGAACACAAAAAATAGGAGTTAAAGGGATTATACCTTGGCTTGAGACTACAATAACCAGCTGAGAATCAATGGAAAAAGATGAAGAACACCAATTCTAGCTGCCCTAGGATtttcaagagagagagagagagagagggtgagagagagagtttttagTTTTCAACTCACCTTTCCTTATTTTATAAAAGTGAATTAATATCTTAGTTAATCAAAGGTaatatatgttgggttttatgccctaaataaaactcatttcaatataatcagatttacttattaatatagatcagaaataacatttcatgttgcatggttcacatgatttatttcatgattatatgtacataatgtataaattcatctgaaactcttttcacatacttgatcctgtttattgtgctgtcaacacattggaaagtaaacatgactatgtgaataaagtttcctagatttatcgaacatagggttttactgatatgataatctacaacagagtttacttgcatttggagaaatgctatgttctttccagagcattggttaaagtaaagctcaggttggatgcatggagtatgcatcggaagggactgatattgaactttgacttagatttattaaacttaccgtaatacctattcaagtcaatatcgcctagttgatcctagatcaaatgatcttaatcctgttatgattaggctcgatctcgagaggctattcgtgttctttgatttgttagttaagcctacttttgggtcagggtgatacgtacattttgggaacacggtagtgcaattgagtgggagcgctaacataaacatggaatctatagcttcaatctggcgaatagtaagtaaaggatgatctccttcgagcttgaccaaacgaaaaataaatggtggagatctcatttcacataagctgaaatatcatttatacggggttaagtgttttaaggattaaatacattgtagggtgtaacggtaatctaatccctttacagtgtagatcattcatatagaggatcattgatcaaataaggattataacaatggataagtaatgacgtgtctatatggtggaagatatagagcattctatatactgagagtgcaattctaagttctatgcgtggattcaacgaagaattaataagtcagtgaatttaagttataaattcttgatctgcttattggaagctcggttatagagacccatggtccccccactagttgagataatatttcttgtaagactcatataattggttttgattaactaattatttttttttttttgataaatcagaAGTTGTATTGCACCAAACAATATTTACAACCTAACGGCACCCCCTCGGGCCCAAGTTGTTTCAATCTATACACAATCAATTCTATACACCTTACAAATCATGAAACCAATCTCTATCCTTATCTTGGATCTTTCTAGGTAAGTACATGTTACATCTCATTTTTACATTCCATTTTATTTCATCACAAAAACTGCTACTGTTCAGAGTGTTTCCCTGCCATATTTTTCCATTTCTCATCTTCCACACGGCAtaaacaagggctgctatagcAGCTTGATACACCAGTTTTCGAAACTTGGAGAGCTTGGCTCTTTGCACCCATCTCAGCAACATCGGAAGGCTGTTAGAAGTAGCATTCCAGCCCAACCAACACTTTATTTCTTGCAACCTGCTACAGGAAAAACAGCACTCAAAGAAGAGATGTTGGCTGGTTTCCTGCTGTGTTTCACAAAGGCAGCAGCTGCCTTCAATTTGCAGCCCCATATTCAGCAGTCTATCCTTCGTTTTTAGTCTATTGAGCATTGCTAGCCAAAGAATTATACAATGTTTTGGGGTATTCAACCTACCCCAAACTTCCTTGCACCAGTTTATCTTGATTGGAGTAGGAGAAAACATACAATATCCTGCTGCAATAGTATATTTGTCTCTCTGAAATTCAGCTACATTGCATAAGGATTTCAATTGGTTTTTGAGAGTTACAACCTTCTTCCAATACCAACTAGCATGTATGGAAGCATTGTAACTCCACCATTCTTGGTTTTTGATGTAGACTCCTTGAATCCATCTTAGCCAAAGACTATCTTGCTTATTCGCGATGGCCCaaatatatttgcacatagccGCCTTGTTCCATTCCTCAATCTTTTTAATTCCCAAACCACCTGCACTTTTGGGCTGACACACTTTCTCCCAAGCAACAGCCCCACCCCCATGAAACATAGCTTGACCTTTCCACAAAAAGGCTCTACAAATGGCTTCTATGGATTTAATCACTTTCTTTGGCAGTACCAAAATCTGGCTCCAATATGCTTGTATGGCAATCAAAATCGAGTTGATCAAGGTAACTCTGCCAGCAAAGGAAAGATTTCGAGAACTCCAACTCTTAATCCTAGCTGTCAATCTCTGCTAGCAGCTCACATTCCTTACCAGAAATTTTCTTCGCACAAATAGGAATCCCCAAGTAAGTGAAAGGAAAATCATGTCTCGAGAAACCTGAGAGTTGAGTAAGCTTTCTCACACACTCCTCCTGCATATTACAACAGTACACAGCCGTTTTATTTGCATTAGGATTCAATCCCGAGGTAAGTGAAAACAACTTGAGTGCCTTTAATAAGTAGGAAACACTGTTGTTGTCTCCATAGCAGAAGAGCAATACATCATCTGCAAATGCCAGGTGATTCAATTTGAGCCCCAAGTAACGCTCATGAAATCTGAAATCCTTCTTCTCACCTATCTTCTTCATAAGCCGAGAAAGGTATTCCATTCCCAAGACAAACAACAATGGTGACATGGGGTCTCCTTGCCTAAGCCCTCTCTTAGCTTCAAAAAATCCATGTAAGGATCCATTGAACATAAGAGAGAACTTAGGAGTTGAAATGCAATTCATGACAAGTTGAATGAACTTCACGGGAAAATGCAAACCCTCCAACATTTCTTCTAAAAATTCCCACTCAATGGTATCATAGGCCTTCGAAGATCAAGCTTGATCAAACAACTTGGTTCTTGGCTTTCCTGTTATAATGTCTCACCAAGTCCTGACAAATCATGATGTTATGTCCTATATACCTTCCTTTAATAAAACCTCCTTGTGAAGGAGAGATTATTTCAGGAAGGATATTTCTGATTCTAGAACTCAATAGCTTAGTTGCAATTTTATAAATAACGTTGCAACAAGCTATAGGTCTAAAATCCTTTACAGTGTTAGGACATTTAATCTTTGGAACCAGAGTAATAATCGTAGAATTGATTTCTTTAAGTATTTTACCTGAATCCAGAAAATCCACCACAGCATCACAAATTTCATCACCAATACTCTCCCAGTTGTCATGAAAGAAACTGCTTGAGAATCCATCAGGCCCGGGGACTTGTTTCCAGGAATACTAAATGCAGCTTTCTTCACCTCCTCTTTGGAAAAACTTTGTAGTAACATTTGTGCTTGCTCATTCGACACTACCGGACCCTTTGCCACAATTCTTTTATCAACCTTCCTTCTATTTTCCATTTTAGAACCAAGTAACTCTCCATAAAAGGTCAAAAAAGAATCTGTAATTCTGGTAGGATCATGCACCCTTTCCCCCTCATTTGTTTCAATGGAAAGGATACGATTCTGCCTTATTCTCTGCTTTATACAAGCATGAAATAAAGCAGAATTGGTATCTCCATTCTCTAGCCAGGCTAGTTTAGTTTTTTGTTGCAAAAAGGAAGAGTAATCCTTCTGAACTTTGATGAGCAATTCTCTAGCTAATTTTTCTTTATGATGTAACTCAATAGCCAATGGTTGTTGCTGTAACTGATCTTGGACTGCCTGAAGTTCATCTTTGGCCTTCCTAACCGAACTTTGCAAATCCAAAAAACCCTCTCTATTTATCTCTTTGAGCTTGGCCTTGAACCTTTTCATCTTGGACACCACCTGATACATTTTGGACCCATGAATCCTTGCATTCCACACCTCCTTCAAGTAATTCTCATACAATGGATGAGACTTCCACATTCGAAAATACTTGAAAGGCTTTTTCCCACTTACCACACCAGGATGTAGGGTGAGGATACCCGGAGAATGGTCAAATAGACCCTCATTGAGGAACACCGCTTCAGCAAACTCAAACTTATTGATCCAAGTCTGATTAGCAAGAATTCTGTCAATTTTAGAGTAGATTATATCATTCCCAGGCTGTTTATTAGTCCAAGTGAAAAAGTTGCCACTAGCTTTAACATCTTCCAAATTACACCTTGTAACACATTGCAAGAATTCCGAATCAGGATAAGACTTAACTCTGTGTCCTATTCGTTCTTCTTTAGCAAGAATGTCATTGAAATCACCCATGAGAAACCAGTTTTCAACCGTAGCTAATTCACTTATAACCTTCCATAAATCTTTCCTTTCACTTCTGTCATTGGATGCATATATTATTGT from Cannabis sativa cultivar Pink pepper isolate KNU-18-1 chromosome 4, ASM2916894v1, whole genome shotgun sequence carries:
- the LOC133036925 gene encoding uncharacterized protein LOC133036925; amino-acid sequence: MFHGGGAVAWEKVCQPKSAGGLGIKKIEEWNKAAMCKYIWAIANKQDSLWLRWIQGVYIKNQEWWSYNASIHASWYWKKVVTLKNQLKSLCNVAEFQRDKYTIAAGYCMFSPTPIKINWCKEVWGRLNTPKHCIILWLAMLNRLKTKDRLLNMGLQIEGSCCLCETQQETSQHLFFECCFSCSRLQEIKCWLGWNATSNSLPMLLRWVQRAKLSKFRKLVYQAAIAALVYAVWKMRNGKIWQGNTLNSSSFCDEIKWNVKMRCNMYLPRKIQDKDRDWFHDL
- the LOC133036926 gene encoding uncharacterized protein LOC133036926 gives rise to the protein MHLKVSTVDGFDSFLTIIYASNDRSERKDLWKVISELATVENWFLMGDFNDILAKEERIGHRVKSYPDSEFLQCVTRCNLEDVKASGNFFTWTNKQPGNDIIYSKIDRILANQTWINKFEFAEAVFLNEGLFDHSPGILTLHPGVVSGKKPFKYFRMWKSHPLYENYLKEVWNARIHGSKMYQVVSKMKRFKAKLKEINREGFLDLQSSVRKAKDELQAVQDQLQQQPLAIELHHKEKLARELLIKVQKDYSSFLQQKTKLAWLENGDTNSALFHACIKQRIRQNRILSIETNEGERVHDPTRITDSFLTFYGELLGSKMENRRKVDKRIVAKGPVVSNEQAQMLLQSFSKEEVKKAAFSIPGNKSPGLMDSQAVSFMTTGRVLVMKFVMLWWIFWIQAYDTIEWEFLEEMLEGLHFPVKFIQLVMNCISTPKFSLMFNGSLHGFFEAKRGLRQGDPMSPLLFVLGMEYLSRLMKKIGEKKDFRFHERYLGLKLNHLAFADDVLLFCYGDNNSVSYLLKALKLFSLTSGLNPNANKTAVYCCNMQEECVRKLTQLSGFSRHDFPFTYLGIPICAKKISGKECELLAEIDS